One genomic region from Phragmites australis chromosome 1, lpPhrAust1.1, whole genome shotgun sequence encodes:
- the LOC133921777 gene encoding lysine-specific demethylase JMJ31-like: MQAAEEGEFVGARLDAGLRAARFASPPSSEQFAADVEPKNVPAVFRGVAKGWGASYRWDPLHGGLDYLLEKVGHDVDVEAMMSNTGHVFYGDLRSHERVSVPFSTFIQSCKSYLRHVNAAGDSTKEQRILEEPACLGETCSSSSENSEQVYLAQVSIINTENKDRCSLEVLKEDIQEPIFLSGKSFSSINFWMNRAHLRSSTHYDPHHNLLCVVAGCKKVTLWPPSASPFLYPMPVYGEASNHSSVSIEEPDYSSYTRARYMTEYSERVVLNCGDVLFIPEGWYHQVDSDDLTIAINFWWKSRIMTQMLEHMDAYYLRRILSRLVDKEMNIIAQKNPFGHSKDSTSVQPMDKALTGFQIFNLHTNSPFQTLEPSTLQALYELISLVHNSFEVVNQNGITEPTSQDTSSSQSNETKKIAAADDSSLLDKDPVAKIILPVEPLELRSMLLAMVHTFPRTLEALVLNMLGPVGAEILTRKFDEMDQQTTKEEQTEFYKIFYSVFEDQYAAMDALLNGKELFSFQVFQSVLDKYLRVHVDRPS, from the exons ATGCAAGCCGCGGAAGAGGGCGAGTTCGTGGGCGCGCGGCTGGACGCCGGCCTCCGCGCCGCCCGCTTTGCGTCGCCGCCGTCCTCCGAACAGTTCGCGGCCGACGTCGAGCCCAAGAACGTCCCCGCC GTTTTCCGCGGCGTGGCTAAGGGGTGGGGCGCCTCCTATCGCTGGGATCCTCTCCATGGCGGCCTCGACTACTTGCTG GAAAAAGTCGGGCATGATGTTGATGTGGAAGCTATGATGTCGAACACTGGCCATGTGTTCTATGGGGATCTCAGAAGCCATGAGAGG GTGTCTGTTCCATTCTCCACGTTCATTCAGTCATGCAAGTCTTACCTGAGGCATGTAAATGCGGCTGGTGATTCAACCAAAGAGCAGAGAATTCTCGAGGAGCCAGCTTGTTTGGGGGAGACGTGTTCAAGCAGCTCAGAGAACTCCGAGCAAGTCTATTTAGCACAG GTGTCAATTATCAACACTGAGAACAAAGACAGATGCTCGTTGGAAGTTTTAAAAGAGGACATTCAGGAG CCTATATTTCTAAGCGGAAAATCATTTTCATCAATAAACTTTTGGATGAACAGGGCTCACTTGAGATCAAGTACTCATTATGATCCCCACCATAACCTTCTATGTGTGGTGGCAGGTTGCAAAAAAG TAACTTTGTGGCCTCCTTCTGCATCTCCATTTTTATACCCAATGCCTGTGTATGGTGAGGCTTCCAACCATAG TTCTGTCAGCATTGAGGAGCCAGATTATTCAAGCTATACAAGGGCAAGATACATGACAGAATATTCTGAAAGAGTCGTTCTAAATTGCGGGGATGTTCTTTTCATACCAGAAGGATG GTATCACCAAGTTGACAGTGATGATTTAACCATAGCAATTAACTTTTGGTGGAAGTCAAGAATAATGACACAAATGTTAGAACATATGGATGCCTACTATCTACGCCGAATCTTGAGCAG ATTGGTGGATAAGGAGATG AACATAATAGCGCAGAAGAATCCTTTTGGTCATTCAAAAGATAGCACCAGTGTTCAGCCTATGGACAAAGCATTGACAG GTTTCCAGATATTCAATTTGCACACAAATTCACCGTTTCAAACTCTGGAACCCTCCACTCTCCAAGCACTTTATGAACTCATTTCACTGGTTCACAACAGTTTTGAAGTGGTTAACCAAAATGGCATAACAGAACCCACATCTCAGGATACATCTTCCAGCCAAAGCAATGAAACAAAGAAGATTGCTGCTGCAGATGATTCATCTCTCTTGGACAAAGATCCTGTTGCGAAAATCATTTTGCCAGTTGAACCACTTGAATTGCGGAGTATGCTGCTTGCAATGGTG CATACTTTCCCAAGGACATTAGAAGCTTTAGTCCTCAACATGCTTGGACCAGTAGGAGCAGAGATACTGACTAGGAAGTTTGACGAGATGGATCAACAAACCACAAAAGAAGAACA GACCGAGTTCTACAAGATATTCTATAGTGTGTTTGAGGATCAGTATGCTGCAATGGATGCACTTCTCAATGGAAAGGAATTATTTTCCTTTCAG GTATTCCAGAGTGTCCTAGACAAATATCTCAGGGTGCATGTTGACCGACCCAGCTAA